A single genomic interval of Mycosarcoma maydis chromosome 8, whole genome shotgun sequence harbors:
- a CDS encoding uncharacterized protein (related to trehalose-6-phosphate phosphatase) yields the protein MIAITGTSGSSHSQRSPNSTSLAAPLSSSALDHRGSLTPGVYSEEPPNFKASAAATNPATMTATNAVSRSSSSDHLSQHNNVDYFKGAAPSPSAPTADAPSTLTQPPGHSNHSQLQQDSQKAEERIITASLSTSSAPSASDKVSQSASPDAAQQLLSSSGNQLAASPSSLAPQNRISMRPDGIGGMGLGTAATGDLGAQAEFETLDDMRKVVKDLEDDFNAKHPEIPLSGRIIHVSHYIPFEIRPLAEVDFERQREERLAATASVAAMAAAARARKAAKLAAEAEKREIEAQRELQRQAGGMQDFSSRKNSFRISSRRSSFATGFGMTGLEGQDFEARLRENQDRARRRAGRRAWMMTEVVDDTSECSEEDRFTPVGSRRGSTWSAASRGSFSSFNQEPWRQWGSLSDANSPFVDSPPTAPPQPQWVLTARRGHTALNSGIRSLCSTHRQTFIGWPGDIRYATQARDDHRSDPSETTDAEKREIEGVLASLDQASAWVSQEAPVAGAPVDPESNQPSIGKVPVPVMNGAEPIGSGDPSTRANGSAKDKAAANAATTSHNIRSVTAKNEGDSEHGIKYVPVWLDYNVAHGHYEGYCKATLWPLFHYLLWQDVNSERRAWEEYSWDAYYAANEAFAKRVAQEYKPGDLVWIHDYHLLLVPLMLRKLVPDAVIGLFVHAPFPSSEVFRCLPKRKEILEGMLGADLACFQAFSYSRHFLSSCIRVCGYEASSNAVESASGHVTNITYNPIGIDSVKIAKDSSSEGVLPKIEAIREMYKGKKILVGRDKLDVVRGVVQKLQAFYKFLAEYPEWRNKVVLIQVTAPALNDSPKLERQVSELVSHINGEFGSLSFTPVHHYHQIIDRDEYFALLSVADLALITSVRDGMNTTSMEYIICQNRFNKSPLILSEFTGTAGRMRSAIQVNPWNIFGVAKAIDYALRLTDEEKRARHDQLYHQVVMHTSHTWAAGLVKQLLTRLHNEHSAHLTPPLDRKEMVEKYRNAKKRLLLLDYDGTLTPIVKQPEMALPSQRLLTALDVLSQDEKNIFYIISGRDGGFLGKHLGHFRGIGFSAEHGGFVKEPGQDEYRNLTEDLDMTWMKDIRSVFEYYTERTAGSFIEQKKSAITWHYRGADPDFGSFQAKECQAHLENLSSQNKLAIEVLVGKKNLEVRPLAINKGEIVKRILYDHPDAEFVFCAGDDKTDEDMFRTLFNLAPSTPEMEAASDHDRFEAPSDLGGQVARDQALIISPPTPLKPNTPVGSPKKLNLTRSGIYTTMIGPNNRKTLAEWHVDSCERIIDSLAEMAGIADPDDDAPSDSRTEDREHDTEG from the coding sequence ATGATCGCCATCACGGGCACCAGCGGaagcagtcacagtcaGCGCAGTCCGAACTCAacctcgctcgctgcaCCACTTTCTTCGTCCGCTCTCGACCATCGTGGCTCTCTGACGCCCGGCGTGTATTCGGAAGAACCGCCCAACTTCAAAGCAAGCGCGGCTGCTACCAATCCTGCCACCATGACCGCCACCAACGCTGTCTCccgctcctcttcctctgaCCATTTGTCACAGCACAACAACGTCGACTACTTCAAAGGCGCCGCGCCATCGCCAAGTGCGCCGACCGCAGACGCGCCATCTACTCTCACTCAGCCGCCAGGCCACAGTAACCACAGCCAACTGCAGCAAGACAGCCAGAAGGCCGAAGAGCGTATCATCACCGCCTCACTCTCCACCTCCTCGGCGCCTTCCGCTTCCGACAAAGTCAGTCAGAGTGCTAGTCCGgacgctgctcagcagctATTGTCCTCATCGGGCAATCAGCTAGCTGCTTCCCCCTCTTCATTGGCACCGCAAAACCGAATTTCGATGCGTCCAGACGGCATCGGCGGTATGGGCCTTGGCACGGCTGCTACAGGCGATCTCGGTGCACAGGCCGAATTCGAGACACTTGACGATATGCGCAAGGTCGTCAAGGACCTCGAGGATGACTTCAACGCCAAGCACCCAGAGATACCTCTAAGTGGCCGCATCATCCACGTCAGCCACTACATCCCCTTCGAGATTCGTCCACTCGCAGAGGTCGATTTTGAACGTCAACGCGAAGAGAGGCTGGCTGCCACTGCCAGCGTCGCAGCCATGGCAGCCGCTGCTCGTGCACGGAaagcagccaagctcgccgcaGAGGCCGAAAAGCGCGAAATCGAGGCTCAGCGCGAGCTTCAGCGTCAGGCGGGCGGTATGCAGGACTTTTCTTCTCGCAAGAACAGTTTCCGCATCAGCTCGCGTAGGTCGTCCTTTGCCACCGGCTTCGGAATGACTGGTCTCGAAGGCCAAGACTTTGAAGCTCGACTCCGAGAGAACCAGGATCGTGCCAGAAGACGCGCCGGCCGAAGGGCGTGGATGATGACCgaggtcgtcgacgacaccAGCGAGTGCTCAGAAGAAGACCGTTTCACCCCCGTTGGCTCGCGAAGAGGTTCCACGTGGTCGGCCGCAAGTCGCGGCAGTTTCAGCAGCTTCAACCAGGAGCCGTGGAGACAATGGGGCTCGTTGAGCGACGCAAATAGCCCTTTCGTCGACTCGCCTCCGACCGCACCTCCTCAGCCCCAGTGGGTCCTCACCGCACGACGAGGACACACGGCTCTCAACAGCGGCATCCGCAGTCTATGCAGTACCCATCGTCAGACTTTTATTGGCTGGCCCGGTGACATTCGTTACGCTACACAGGCCCGCGACGACCACCGCTCCGACCCTTCTGAAACGACAGATGCCGAGAAGCGCGAAATCGAGGGGGTCCTTGCTTCACTCGATCAAGCCAGTGCATGGGTCTCGCAGGAGGCTCCTGTTGCTGGCGCGCCTGTCGACCCAGAATCCAACCAGCCGTCCATTGGCAAAGTGCCTGTGCCTGTCATGAACGGTGCCGAACCCATCGGATCCGGCGATCCCTCGACACGTGCAAACGGCAGCGCGAAAGACAAGGCCGCCGCCAATGCCGCCACCACCTCTCACAACATCCGGTCGGTCACTGCCAAGAACGAGGGCGACTCGGAGCACGGCATCAAGTATGTCCCAGTCTGGCTCGATTACAACGTTGCTCACGGACACTATGAGGGTTACTGTAAGGCTACCCTCTGGCCGCTCTTTCACTATTTGCTGTGGCAAGACGTCAACTCggagcgacgagcttggGAAGAATACAGCTGGGATGCCTACTACGCCGCCAACGAGGCGTTTGCCAAGCGTGTAGCTCAAGAGTACAAACCTGGCGATCTTGTCTGGATCCACGACTACCACCTTTTGCTTGTACCGCTCATGCTGCGAAAGCTTGTTCCCGATGCGGTGATCGGGCTGTTTGTCCATGCTCCTTTCCCGAGTAGCGAGGTGTTTCGATGCCTGCCCAAGCGAAAGGAGATTCTCGAGGGAATGCTGGGTGCCGATCTTGCGTGTTTCCAAGCCTTTAGCTACTCGCGCCACTTTTTATCATCGTGTATCCGTGTATGTGGCTACGAGGCTTCGTCCAACGCGGTTGAATCAGCCTCTGGCCACGTCACCAACATTACTTACAACCCGATCGGCATCGATTCAGTCAAGATTGCCAAGGACAGCTCGTCCGAGGGCGTGCTCCCCAAGATTGAAGCGATTCGCGAGATGTACAAGGGCAAAAAGATTCTTGTGGGCAGAGACAAGCTGGATGTAGTGCGCGGTGTGGTGCAAAAGTTGCAAGCCTTTTACAAGTTCCTTGCCGAGTATCCCGAGTGGCGCAACAAGGTCGTCCTCATCCAGGTCACCGCGCCCGCGCTCAACGACTCGCCCAAGCTCGAGAGGCAAGTTTCCGAGTTGGTTTCACACATCAACGGCGAATtcggctcgctcagcttcaCACCTGTGCACCATTACCATCAGATTATCGATCGGGACGAGTACtttgcgctgctctcggTCGCCGACTTGGCGCTCATCACGTCGGTGCGAGACGGCATGAACACCACCTCGATGGAGTACATCATCTGCCAGAACCGATTCAACAAGAGTCCCCTCATCCTCTCCGAGTTCACCGGCACAGCAGGACGAATGCGCTCGGCGATCCAAGTGAACCCTTGGAACATTTTTGGCGTTGCCAAAGCCATCGACTATGCGCTGCGGCTTACCGATGAGGAGAAGCGAGCCAGACACGATCAGCTGTACCACCAAGTGGTGATGCACACGTCGCACACCTGGGCAGCCGGTCTGGTCAAGCAGCTTCTTACGCGCCTGCACAATGAGCACTCGGCGCACCTGACACCACCGCTGGATCGCAAGGAGATGGTGGAAAAGTACCGGAACGCCAAAAAGCGACTGCTGTTGCTAGACTACGATGGCACGTTGACGCCGATCGTCAAACAGCCAGAAATGGCGCTGCCGTCGCAAAGGCTGCTCACGGCGCTCGACGTGCTGTCTCAGGACGAGAAGAACATCTTCTACATTATTTCTGGTCGCGACGGTGGATTCTTGGGCAAGCATCTCGGTCATTTCCGAGGCATCGGATTCTCCGCCGAGCATGGAGGATTCGTCAAAGAGCCAGGACAGGACGAGTACCGAAATTTGACCGAAGACCTCGACATGACGTGGATGAAGGACATCCGTAGCGTGTTTGAGTACTACACCGAGCGAACCGCGGGCAGCTTCATCGAGCAAAAGAAGAGCGCCATCACGTGGCATTATCGTGGAGCCGACCCTGACTTTGGCTCGTTCCAAGCCAAAGAGTGCCAGGCGCATCTTGAAAACCTTAGTTCACAAAACAAGCTCGCTATCGAGGTTCTCGTGGGTAAAAAGAACTTAGAAGTGCGACCGCTTGCTATCAACAAGGGCGAGATCGTCAAGCGCATCCTGTACGATCACCCGGATGCCGAATTCGTGTTTTGCGCTGGAGACGACAAGACGGACGAAGACATGTTCCGGACCTTGTTCAACCTGGCACCTTCGACGCCCGAGATGGAGGCTGCTTCGGATCATGATCGTTTCGAAGCACCTAGCGATCTGGGTGGTCAAGTGGCGCGCGATCAAGCACTGATCATCAGTCCTCCGACACCTCTCAAGCCCAATACGCCTGTGGGAAGCCCCAAGAAGTTGAACTTGACCAGGAGCGGTATCTACACGACCATGATCGGTCCCAACAACCGTAAGACGTTGGCTGAATGGCACGTAGATAGCTGTGAGAGGATCATTGATTCTCTCGCCGAGATGGCAGGCATTGCAGATCCGGATGACGATGCTCCGAGCGACAGTCGAACCGAAGATAGGGAGCACGACACGGAAGGATAA
- a CDS encoding uncharacterized protein (related to versicolorin b synthase), translating into MTLAVIRMAAVAGLFVSLGTVNAHQTREQSLGRRQISNTYDYVVVGAGTSGMALAGRLSENKGVTVAVLEAGIDYKSNLINQQLVDTPGFDTFGVGADPTDSFTNGLIDWFAVTEGEPGYDNRKVHYARGKCIGGSSARNFMLYHRPPKQAQQTWVDLTGDNQWSFDNTLPYYQKSFTDFGPRHELRKDNPPAQYNPATFPGNGPVSVGFPNYAQPFSGPLLNSLNEVGVPTSTDMSSGNILGAQYSTITIEASDGKRATSRSFYQQALNEKRINLQVITSALAKKIIFDTTGSKPKAVAVEYTLPFGIKKTIQARKEIIISAGAFQSPQLLMVSGIGPADQLNAQKIPVLVENSNVGQHMQDHIFFGPTYAVNVDTPTKEANDPIFLASSIAQFNFANQGIFTNNVADLIGFEKWNNTFLDAIQAGVLKSNPSDWPEIEFLSGPGFIGDFSNLVINNLKEGLTLQQFATLLVALVAPVSEGSVTLKSADTNDYPAIRPNWLSSPVDQQVAIAAFKRARQVFAAKAMNGTRTKPNVEEFPGFDVATDDQILASIRKNLMTVWHAASTCRMAKDAQSGVLDSNFKVFGVDSLRVVDASSFPRLLPGHPQAVCYMIAERAADIILAANK; encoded by the coding sequence ATGACCCTCGCCGTGATCCGGATGGCCGCTGTGGCCGGGCTCTTCGTCTCGCTTGGTACCGTCAACGCTCACCAGACCCGCGAGCAGTCTCTCGGCCGAAGGCAGATCTCTAACACCTACGACTACGTCGTTGTTGGTGCGGGAACAAGTGGTATGGCGCTCGCCGGCCGCCTTTCCGAAAACAAAGGCGTCACCGTAGCCGTTCTGGAAGCGGGTATCGACTACAAATCGAACCTGATCAACCAGCAACTCGTCGACACTCCTGGCTTCGACACTTTCGGTGTTGGCGCTGATCCAACTGATTCCTTTACCAACGGTCTCATCGATTGGTTCGCCGTCACAGAAGGAGAGCCTGGGTATGACAACCGAAAAGTGCACTATGCGCGAGGAAAGTGCATCGGAGGTTCGTCCGCCCGAAACTTCATGCTCTACCACCGCCCGCCCAAGCAGGCTCAGCAGACCTGGGTCGATTTGACCGGTGATAACCAGTGGTCGTTTGACAATACGCTTCCCTATTACCAGAAGTCGTTTACCGACTTTGGTCCTCGACACGAGCTCAGGAAGGACAACCCACCCGCACAGTACAACCCTGCTACCTTCCCTGGCAATGGACCCGTCAGCGTTGGCTTTCCCAACTACGCTCAGCCTTTCTCGGGTCCATTGCTCAACAGTCTCAACGAAGTTGGCGTGCCCACTTCGACCGACATGAGCTCGGGCAATATTCTTGGCGCTCAGTACTCGACCATTACCATTGAAGCCTCCGACGGTAAGAGGGCTACCTCGCGCTCTTTCTACCAGCAGGCTTTGAACGAGAAGCGTATCAACCTCCAAGTCATCACCTCAGCACTCGCCAAGAAGATCATCTTTGACACTACGGGTAGCAAGCCCAAGGCCGTCGCTGTTGAATACACGCTGCCGTTTGGTATCAAAAAGACCATCCAGGCTCGCAAGGAGATCATCATTAGCGCTGGTGCCTTCCAGTCTCCTCAGTTGCTCATGGTCTCGGGTATCGGACCTGCCGATCAGCTCAACGCTCAAAAGATTCCCGTGCTGGTGGAAAACTCGAACGTAGGTCAGCACATGCAGGACCACATCTTCTTTGGCCCCACCTACGCTGTCAATGTCGATACCCCCACCAAGGAGGCTAACGACCCCATTTTCCTGGCAAGTTCGATTGCGCAATTCAACTTTGCCAACCAGGGCATCTTCACCAACAATGTCGCCGACCTCATCGGTTTCGAAAAGTGGAACAACACCTTCCTCGATGCGATTCAAGCCGGGGTTCTCAAGAGCAACCCTTCCGACTGGCCCGAGATCGAGTTCCTTTCCGGGCCCGGCTTCATCGGTGACTTCAGCaacctcgtcatcaacaACCTCAAGGAAGGTCTTACTCTGCAGCAGTTTGCTACTTTGCTGGTTGCCCTGGTCGCCCCTGTCTCGGAAGGCTCTGTGACGCTCAAGAGCGCCGACACGAATGATTATCCGGCCATCCGACCCAACTGGCTCTCGAGCCCCGTCGACCAACAAGTTGCCATTGCAGCCTTCAAGCGCGCTCGTCAAGTCTTCGCCGCGAAAGCTATGAACGGCACGCGCACCAAGCCTAACGTCGAAGAGTTCCCAGGCTTCGATGTCGCTACTGACGACCAGATTCTCGCTAGCATCCGTAAGAACCTCATGACCGTCTGGCACGCCGCTTCCACTTGCAGAATGGCCAAGGACGCCCAGTCGGGTGTCCTCGACTCTAACTTCAAGGTTTTCGGCGTCGACTCTTTGAGGGTCGTCGATGCTTCGTCTTTCCCTCGCTTGCTGCCTGGTCACCCCCAGGCCGTGTGCTACATGATCGCCGAAAGGGCCGCTGACATCATTCTTGCTGCCAACAAGTGA
- a CDS encoding deoxycytidine monophosphate deaminase (related to DCD1 - deoxycytidylate deaminase): MLIALIGAACAGKASVAHYLVEQHGFQMLRIGAVNCTDRDALELTLESSKHMLDYVTDHWETRFVTLDLTSALDLDAFIKRPFVLCVEVAAPVWMRWQRYSRKHGRIELEQFVRLDDELCYGTADSDVNLERDACVPVLARASSSGSLIGTNGIVDNLSAVSLRDSCKRISTSPTTGLTGLRRLTHLSIHNSFSDLSQLHVHLTHLNLTSTERLRPCWDTYFLKLCNLASLRSNCMKRRVGAVLVSSNRILATGYNGTPSGLRNCNQGGCARCNNTLPTSTSTNTPRAGSSACGQNLDECLCLHAEENALLEAGRAKISSNATMYCNTCPCLRCAVKIIQTGIRHVVYQLEYSMDARTKTIFQEAGVEIRQCHLDA; the protein is encoded by the coding sequence ATGCTGATCGCACTGATTGGAGCGGCGTGTGCAGGCAAGGCGAGTGTTGCACACTACCTTGTTGAGCAACATGGATTTCAGATGCTGCGTATCGGCGCAGTGAACTGTACGGATAGGGATGCACTCGAGCTGACGTTggagagcagcaagcacatGTTGGATTACGTGACGGACCATTGGGAGACGCGGTTTGTGACACTCGATCTAACGAGCGCTTTGGACTTGGATGCGTTTATCAAGCGACCGTTTGTGCTGTGTGTCGAGGTGGCGGCGCCGGTGTGGATGAGGTGGCAGAGGTATTCGCGCAAACATGGACGCATCGAGTTGGAGCAGTTTGTCAGGTTGGATGATGAGCTTTGCTATGGTACCGCTGACTCGGATGTCAATCTGGAAAGGGACGCATGCGTACCCGTACTAGCACGTGCGTCCAGTAGTGGTTCGCTCATCGGCACCAATGGAATCGTGGATAACCTAAGCGCCGTCTCGCTGCGAGACAGCTGCAAGCGAATCTCAACATCGCCAACAACTGGCCTCACCGGCCTGCGACGCTTGACACACCTCTCGATCCACAATAGCTTCTCCGACCTATCCCAGTTGCACGTGCATCTGACACACCTCAATCTCACCTCGACCGAACGTTTGCGTCCGTGCTGGGATACGTACTTTCTCAAGTTGTGCAACCTCGCCTCACTCCGCTCAAACTGCATGAAACGTCGTGTCGGCGCAgtgctcgtctcgtccaACCGCATCTTAGCCACAGGCTACAACGGTACACCCTCAGGCCTCCGTAATTGCAACCAAggcggatgcgctcgctgtAACAATACCCTGCCCACATCAACAAGCACCAACACCCCCAGggctggcagcagcgcttgcGGTCAAAATCTAGACGAATGCCTCTGCCTCCACGCCGAAGAAAACGCACTGCTCGAAGCTGGTAGAGCCAAGATCTCGTCGAACGCTACCATGTACTGCAACACGTGCCCCTGTCTCCGCTGCGCTGTCAAGATCATCCAAACCGGCATACGTCACGTCGTCTATCAGCTAGAGTACAGTATGGATGCAAGAACCAAGACCATCTTCCAGGAAGCTGGCGTCGAAATTCGCCAGTGTCATCTAGATGCTTGA
- a CDS encoding putative 26S proteasome non-ATPase regulatory subunit p58, whose translation MPELVQVSKEDATGASAAETANTAVVKPPSEKEQLLALLRHNFLLIERSVSHIEQRFTARVLRTLPYVRRKVGAYPEVLALAVQEGILANGQDDSSIQKHLLSFLPAPYKPEPPSASNAGSTTTAASDAMDIDSAEPKAEADKDAKTTSAAAAQASKPAQRQPEAQPELVAYLRLLTLVLLIDNKKLDAASDEAVASISTITAQNRRTLDHLAAKTIFYLGRAQELKAEQAQAKGTRVEGGLTSIRSQLLGLQRTASLRHDTETEATIINLLLRSYIVEANLYDQADKLVARAPFPRSSASNPQVARYDYYVGRIRAVQLDYTQAHVHLQQAIRRAPQASLPQESGSAGSEAGANGIAATTAVGGKKEASGKKGSTTVGQSQPAAGFLQTAYKFLVVVELLMGEIPERSIFRTPVLRKALAPYMEIVQAVRVGDLQRFQSTLQQHTTLFQTDKTLSLIVRLRHNVIKTGIRMISLSYSRISLADITHKLHLESEEDAEYIVAKAIRDNVVDSRDTRVDHEKAEMVNRETKDLYETDEPMQQFQQRIQFCLQLHNESVKAMRYPLNGHKKELDSVAEAHERERELAAEIADGEMDDSDDDWA comes from the coding sequence ATGCCAGAGCTAGTCCAGGTTTCCAAGGAGGATGCAACGGGTGCATCAGCAGCCGAGACAGCCAATACCGCTGTCGTCAAGCCTCCCAGCGAGAAGGAGCAGCTCCTCGCACTGCTTCGTCACAACTTTTTGTTGATCGAGCGTAGTGTGTCGCATatcgagcagcgcttcACCGCGCGTGTGCTTCGCACTCTTCCGTACGTCAGGAGAAAGGTCGGCGCCTACCCGGAGGTATTGGCGCTGGCAGTTCAGGAAGGCATCCTAGCCAACGGTCAAGACGATTCATCGATCCAGAAGCACTTGCTCTCCTTTTTGCCTGCCCCCTACAAGCCCGAGCCTCCTTCCGCCAGCAATGCCGGCTCGACTACGACGGCTGCTTCCGATGCAATGGATATCGATTCTGCCGAACCTAAAGCTGAAGCTGACAAGGACGCCAAGACGACttccgctgctgcggcaCAAGCCTCGAAGCCCGCCCAGAGGCAGCCTGAAGCTCAACCCGAGTTGGTTGCCTACCTGCGTCTGCTCACGCTCGTGCTTCTGATCGACAACAAGAAgcttgatgctgcttcggACGAGGCAGTGGCATCTATCTCGACCATCACGGCACAAAACCGTCGGACGCTTGATCACCTCGCCGCCAAGACCATCTTCTACCTTGGACGTGCTCAGGAACTCAAGGCGgagcaggcgcaggcaAAAGGCACACGCGTCGAGGGGGGTCTCACTTCTATTCGAAgccagctgcttggcttgcagcGAACCGCGTCGCTGCGTCATGACACTGAGACCGAGGCGACGATCATTAATCTGCTGCTCAGGTCGTACATTGTCGAGGCCAACTTGTACGATCAGGCGGACAAGTTGGTAGCTCGTGCTCCATTCCCGCGATCGAGCGCCAGCAACCCGCAGGTGGCTAGGTACGATTACTATGTAGGGCGTATTCGTGCGGTGCAGCTCGACTACACGCAGGCGCACGTGCACTTGCAGCAAGCGATTCGACGTGCTCCTCAAGCCTCGCTTCCACAAGAGTCGGGTAGTGCTGGCAGCGAGGCCGGCGCTAATGGCATCGCCGCGACCACTGCGGTTGGCGGAAAGAAGGAGGCAAGCGGCAAGAAAGGCTCTACCACGGTGGGCCAGTCTCAACCTGCAGCTGGTTTCTTGCAGACGGCCTATAAGTTTTTGgtggtcgtcgagctgttgaTGGGAGAAATTCCGGAACGATCCATCTTCCGCACCCCGGTGCTGCGCAAAGCGTTGGCACCTTATATGGAGATTGTTCAAGCGGTGCGCGTCGGTGATCTGCAACGCTTCCAATCGACGCTGCAACAACACACGACGCTCTTCCAGACGGACAAGACGTTGTCGCTGATCGTTCGACTTCGACACAATGTGATTAAGACGGGGATTCGGATGATCTCGCTCTCGTACTCGCGTATCTCGCTGGCTGATATCACGCACAAGCTACACCTCGAGTCGGAGGAGGACGCCGAGTACATTGTGGCCAAAGCGATCCGCGACAACGTGGTGGACAGCCGAGATACCAGGGTGGACCACGAAAAGGCCGAGATGGTCAACAGGGAGACCAAGGATCTGTACGAGACGGACGAGCCCATGCAGCAGTTCCAGCAGAGGATCCAGTTCTGCCTGCAGCTGCATAACGAAAGTGTCAAGGCTATGAGGTATCCGTTGAACGGTCATAAGAAGGAGCTTGATAGTGTGGCCGAGGCGCACGAGCGTGAGAGAGAGCTGGCTGCCGAGATCGCGGAtggcgagatggatgacagcgatgacgattGGGCATAG